One genomic region from Jiangella sp. DSM 45060 encodes:
- a CDS encoding zinc-dependent alcohol dehydrogenase family protein produces the protein MRQVVMYGPGDVRVEERADPTILEPTDAIVRLSATCVCGSDLWPYRGAEPVDHQVMGHEYAGVVEEVGAEVRTVAPGDFVVGSFWASDNTCEICRAGYQAYCVHRVLMGTIGTQAELARVPLADGTLVATPGRPDPDLVPSLLAASDVLGTGWFAAVAAEAGPGRTVAVVGDGAVGLLAILAARQLGAERIIAFSRHADRQALAREFGATDIVEERGDAGVAEVKARTGGLGAHSVIEAVGTQEAMMQAIHATRPGGHVGFVGVSHDVAIPGDDLFMAGVHLHGGPAPVRQYLPHLIKLIWDREIDPGKVFDLTLPLDRAAEGYRAMDQRTATKVLLTP, from the coding sequence ATGCGTCAAGTCGTCATGTACGGACCCGGGGACGTCCGGGTCGAAGAACGCGCCGACCCCACGATCCTGGAGCCGACCGATGCGATCGTCCGGCTGAGCGCCACCTGTGTCTGCGGCAGCGACCTATGGCCCTACCGCGGCGCCGAGCCGGTCGACCACCAGGTGATGGGACACGAGTACGCCGGTGTCGTCGAGGAGGTCGGCGCCGAGGTGCGCACCGTCGCGCCGGGCGACTTCGTCGTCGGCTCGTTCTGGGCCTCCGACAACACCTGCGAGATCTGCCGGGCCGGGTACCAGGCGTACTGCGTGCACCGGGTCCTGATGGGCACCATCGGCACCCAGGCCGAGCTGGCCCGTGTCCCGCTCGCCGACGGCACTCTGGTCGCCACCCCGGGCCGGCCCGACCCGGACCTCGTGCCCTCGCTGCTGGCCGCCTCCGACGTCCTGGGCACCGGCTGGTTCGCCGCCGTCGCGGCCGAGGCGGGCCCGGGCAGGACGGTCGCGGTCGTCGGCGACGGCGCGGTCGGGCTGCTCGCGATCCTGGCCGCCCGGCAGCTCGGCGCCGAACGGATCATCGCGTTCAGCCGGCACGCCGATCGCCAGGCCCTGGCCCGCGAGTTCGGCGCCACGGACATCGTCGAGGAGCGCGGTGACGCCGGCGTCGCGGAGGTGAAGGCCCGCACCGGCGGGCTCGGCGCCCACTCCGTCATCGAGGCCGTCGGCACCCAGGAAGCCATGATGCAGGCCATCCACGCCACCCGCCCCGGCGGCCACGTCGGCTTCGTCGGCGTCTCCCACGACGTCGCCATCCCCGGCGACGACCTGTTCATGGCGGGGGTGCACCTGCACGGCGGCCCGGCGCCGGTCCGCCAGTACCTGCCGCACCTGATCAAGCTCATCTGGGACCGCGAGATCGACCCCGGCAAGGTCTTCGACCTCACCCTGCCGCTGGACCGCGCGGCCGAGGGCTACCGTGCCATGGACCAGCGCACCGCCACCAAGGTCCTGCTCACCCCGTGA
- a CDS encoding ABC transporter permease codes for MSGTTATTPALPDREALRDVLTERPGHGRAPAPAAVLAFAWRGILKIRHVPEQLLDVTVTPVLFVLMFTYLFGGSIAGSTGEYLHFVLPGILAMSVLFTTMYSGVALNTDLTRGAVDRFRTLPIWKPAPLVGALAGDTVRYLAAATVIVGLGLALGYRPDNGAGGVLAALALVVVFAFGLSWVYITLGPVLRSPNAVTNAGFMTIFPLTFLTNVFVEPETLPRPLEVFVAVNPVSHLVSATRGLMNGSLATSDLVVVLATAAALTAVLAPLASHLYRARS; via the coding sequence ATGAGCGGCACCACCGCCACCACACCGGCCCTACCGGATCGCGAGGCGTTGCGCGACGTGCTGACCGAGCGGCCCGGGCACGGGCGCGCGCCGGCACCGGCCGCCGTGCTCGCGTTCGCCTGGCGCGGCATCCTCAAGATCAGGCACGTGCCCGAGCAACTGCTCGACGTCACCGTCACCCCGGTGCTGTTCGTGCTGATGTTCACCTACCTGTTCGGCGGGTCCATCGCGGGGTCGACGGGGGAGTACCTGCACTTCGTCCTGCCCGGCATCTTGGCCATGTCGGTGCTGTTCACGACCATGTACTCAGGTGTCGCGCTGAACACCGACCTCACCAGGGGCGCGGTCGACCGGTTCCGCACGCTGCCGATCTGGAAGCCCGCGCCGCTGGTCGGTGCGCTGGCCGGCGACACCGTCCGGTACCTGGCGGCGGCGACGGTCATCGTGGGGCTGGGGCTGGCGCTGGGGTACCGGCCGGACAACGGCGCCGGCGGCGTGCTGGCCGCGCTGGCGCTCGTCGTCGTGTTCGCGTTCGGCCTGTCGTGGGTGTACATCACGCTCGGGCCGGTGCTGCGCTCGCCCAACGCCGTCACCAACGCCGGGTTCATGACCATCTTCCCGCTGACGTTCCTCACCAACGTGTTCGTCGAGCCCGAGACGCTGCCCCGGCCGCTCGAGGTGTTCGTCGCCGTCAATCCGGTGTCGCACCTGGTCAGCGCCACCCGCGGGCTGATGAACGGCAGCCTGGCCACGAGTGACCTCGTGGTCGTGCTGGCCACCGCCGCGGCGCTGACCGCGGTCCTCGCGCCGCTCGCGTCGCACCTCTACCGCGCCAGGAGCTGA